The genomic stretch GGCCGAATGCGCACTTATCTTCCCCAAGGCCGCATTCTTCACGCCACCGTAAGCCGTGAAGCCGACCGGTGGTTCGTGAGCCTCACGGTAGAAGAGGAAGTGCCCGACCCTACTCCACCAAAAGGGCCGGCGGCGGGAGTCGATGTGGGGCTTGAGAGTTTTCTCACGCTGGCCAATGAGGCGGGGAACATCTGGAAACTTGGCGCGCCGAAGCCGCTTCAGAAGATACTTCAGAAGATACTTAAGAAGCTAAAGCGCGAGCAACGGAAACTCTCGCGACGCGGCAAACGAGACCGAAACGGAAAACTTGTAGAGCGCACGAAGAACTACGAAAAGGCGCGCCTTGAACTTGCCAGACTCCACCGCCGGGTTCAAAACATCCGGTTGGACTTCCTCCACAAGCTCACGACCGAACTCGTCCGGACGCATCCGGTGATCGCGATTGAAGATCTAAACGTCGCCGGCATGCTCAAAAATGACCGCCTTGCCCGGCACATTGCCGACGTCGGCTGGAGCACCTTCCGGACGCTCCTCGAGGCGAAAGCCAAGCTTCGGGGAGTGCGGATGGTGAAGGTAAACCGCTTTGAGCCGACGTCGAAGACGTGTTCTGTCTGCGGGTCCGTACTTTCTGAGCTTCCGCTTTCTGTCCGAGCGTGGACGTGTCCGGTGTGCGGCACACGCCACGACCGAGACGAAAACGCGGCGAAGAACCTGCTCAAATTTGCCCTGGCAGTCGGCGCGTAGACTGCCCTACCGCGAGTTCCGCGGGAAGTTACGCCTGTGGAGAGGAGCTATGCGGCGGAACGGGAAATCCGGTCTACGAGCACCTCCTCGTGGAAGCAGGAAGCACTCGGGGCATTTGCCCATGTGTTGCGGAACGGTACCATCGCCTGTCCTTCGGTGGGATACCCTTAGCCTCCTTCGGGGTAGCGAATTGGATAGATCTCGTATACCTCGCGGGCAAAGATTCCGTGGTGTTCCTCCCCGGGAATTTTTTGCGACAATAGGTCCGGGTGCCTAGCTGAGGATTCGACTTGCTCCGGGGGTACGGGAAACTTGTGGGCGGTTGTTTTCGATTTGGACGGCGTCCTCGTAGATACGGCGAAACTCCACGCCGAGGCATGGAGGCGCCTCGCCGGGGAACTCGGGATCTCCCTTTCCGAGGAGTTTCTCCGTTCGCTTCGGGGTCTGAACCGCATGGACTCCCTCGACCGTATCCTCGAGTGGGGTGGGCGGACGGAAGTGGGGCCTGCGGAGCGAGAACGCCTTGCCGAGCGGAAAAATCGGTGGTACGTGGAAAGCCTCGAACATCTAACTCCGCGCGACGTGCTTCCCGGAGTCGTCGAGCTTCTCGACGGACTTGCCTTCTATAGGGTTCCCGTGGCAGTGGCTTCTTCGAGCAAGAATGCGCGCTTGGTGCTCGAGCGCACCGGATTGGCGAAGCGCTTTTCCGTCGTCGTCGATGGGAATGCGGTGCTTCGGGCAAAGCCGGACCCGACGATCTTCCTCGAGGCTTTCCGTCGGCTCGGCGTTTTCCCGCAGGACGGAGTCGTCGTCGAGGATGCGGCATCCGGAGTAGAGGCCGCCCGCCGCGCAGGAGCACGCGTCGTCGGGGTTGGTCGACCGGAAGAACTCCCCGGAGCAGATCTCGTGGTTTCGGACTTGCGCGAACTCACCGTAGCTCGCCTCAAGGCGTTGGTAGATTCCGCCGCGCCCTGAACACGTTCGGTGGAGAGATTGGCGATTTTGCGGATGTCCCTGCCCTTACGGAAAGAAGCCGTGTGGGCAGTAGAGATTGCTTGAGGAGGGACAGAAGATGAAGGGGAGGGTACGCCGCGTCGTCGGCGTAGGTCTCATCGTCGTAGGAGTGCTCGTCCTCGGGTACGCTGCTGTGGCGAAGTGGTTAGGCGCGCGCGAGCTTGCGCCCTGGCGCGAGGCGGCAGACGAAGTGGAAAGGGAGGTTCCCGCAGGGGCGCTTACCGGAGACGTGGGTTCTCCCCCGTGCCTCACCCTCCCGCCCAAGCTCCAGGAAAACCTCAACACGCCGGGCGTCGTTGCCGCCCTCTACCTCACCAAGACGAAGGAACTCATTCCAATTCGCAAGGCGGCGACGATTCGAGAAGCGGAAAAGCTCCAGACCGCCGCGGGCATCATCCCGTGGGAGACCCTTCGCACGTGGAGCGGTAGGTGGGACGAGGAAGGAATCAACGTTGGCCTTGCGGGGCACGCGACGGCGCTCTACGCGGCGGTATTCAACCGCCTCGAGGAATACGCGGTAGGGGATTCGTTCCTCGTGTTTACCCGCGAGGGCGCCTTCGCGTACCGCGTATTCGACGTGCGCGTGGTAAAGGACACGGAAGGTTGGGTACTCGATCCCGTGCCGGGCAAGACGGTCGTCACGCTTGTGACGTGTACGCCCAAAGGAGCCGTTCGTCCCGACCGACTGATCGTCCGCGGAGAACTCGTTCGCACCTACGGGGCAGGAGAGTGCCCGACGACCGACGGGAGGTAGTTCGGTCAAAGCAAAAACTCCGGCGGATTCCCGTCTGAGAGGGAAGCTTCCCCTACTTGGGAAAAGAGCTTAGCGCTCCCTAAACTACTTCGGGCAGGGGAGGATAGATCAACTTGCGCCCCTGCTTGAAGAGGGGCAGCGGCAGTTGTACGGCTTTCGAGGGGTGAAGAATCCCTCTTTCGGACAAAGCGGCGTGGGCGCGGCAAAGCCGTAACGGGTTGGGTGCACTGGGTATGTGTCAATTTTGTTGCATAGGTCAACCTTGGGATTTATTGACGGGATATTCGTACCTGTGCTATCTTTACCTCAATGCCGGAGTTACCCTGATTCGGGATTTCGCCAAACCCAAAAGCTTAGCGCAGGAGACGAAGTCGAGGAGGCGAGTGAACGAAACGGGAGATTGAACGGCGCAGGAGGGAGGGTCGTGGGAAGCCCCTCAGAGAAGCGAGTCCTAGGCCAGGAACCGGCGTTCCTGGCGGCGGATGAGGAGATCGCGGAGGTGCTCGGCGATTGGGTAGGATCCTTTGTATAAATAGTTAAGATTAACGCAAAAATAAGTAATAATTGCCGCCGTTTTGTTAAAACAAGGCGGTAACCTGGAATATGAACATTAAAATAGTTATTTTACAGTTTTTGCGAATGGAGCGCCGATCTATCCCTCATTTTTTGAAAGCTTTTTCCCCTTACTTGGCAGATAAACCTTTATTTCACCTTTTCTATCGTGTAATTGAGGTTCTCATGAGTAGCGCGCTGGTTCTTTTTTTGGTGATTCGTGCGAGCGATGGGTGGGGGCCGGGCGTAGCGGGGACGGCACTCCTTGTTTTTTATACCTATACCTTTCTTTTTTCAGCTATTTCAATACGTCCGGATATATTGCAAAGAGAATATAATTTTTCTTTTTATCGTATGAGCCGGACCAGCGATGAATCGCTTTACCGCAGCGTGCTGTGGGTGGACGTTGCGGCCCGCTGGCTGTATCATCTTCCCCGCCGCCTCCCTTTTATGGTCGGGTCGATGAGCGTCATGGGGATGCGGGCCATCCCGCTCATGATGCTCGGTGATGCGTTGGCCCTTGCTGCCTACATGCATCGGGCGACGCGGGGGCTGGGAGAAACCGCAGGGCTTCAAACGCTGCGGGCGGTACTCAAAGGCATCCTGGAACGGGGAATCGTTGGCCTTTTTGCTTATGGGATAGGGGTTTTGACTGCCCGTTTCCTTGAAATCATCCGAGGGGTTACGCTGCATCGGGGGATTTCGCTCGAGACGTGGCTTGCGGCCGAGGCGGCCGTTCGCTCCGAAGTGAGGCGCTTCCTTGAAGCGTTTTCTCTTTCACCTTCCGCCGTGACGGCGTTTGTGGAGGGGCCGATGTGGATCGGGGCGCTTCTCTTCGTCCCGGGACTGGTGCTTCTTGCCGTCTTTTATTCCACGCGATTTCAGATCGAGCCCGCTGTAAAGACATTTCGGATGCCGCGCCTGATCGTTGAACGATGCTTGTCGGTAGAGAGGAGCTCGCATCGGCTCGAGGGAGCGTTCGTTTTGGACCGGCTCCGGCTGCTTCGTCGTCAGGACCGGCTCGCTCATCCCTGGTGGATGTGGGGAGTACCGACGGGTTTTGTTGCCGCTTTGGCCTTTGTCTTGCCGGTCCTTCAGCTGGCCCACAACCCGTATGCGCGTGCGTTTTTGTTCTTCATTGTTTTTTTCTTTGCTTTGCGAAGCGTGGCCGATGAAATTCAGTTTTATTTTCAGGATGTCTTCTACTATCGCTCTGATCTTCGTCGTCTTCCACTTTATCATCTTCTCGGAGTGGAGCGGCTGGAGACGTTTTTGCGGAGCAAGATGGAACTTCTCTCATGCCTCGTGCGGCGCATCGCCGGAGTGCCGCTCGTGATTCTGGGGACTGTGGCGTTCATTTTTCTCGGGGTTCATACGGTAATCCTCGGAGTAGTTGCCGCGTTAGTATTTCACATTTTTCTCAAGGGCGCCGTGTTCTTGGCCGCATCATTTCCGTATCGGAGGTTTTTGCTGGCATTTCAATTGAAAGAGTTTCGCCTTCGTCCACCGGAGGAAGAGCGTATTGAAGAGCATATGTTCCAAATCGTTGTTGACTACCCCCAAAGAGTGCTCGTCTATGCTTCGATCCTCGGAAGCCTGATCGTCGCCATGTTCGGGCTTGTTCGGGGTGCGGGGTGGCTCGTTTACGGATTGGCCTTCTTTGGGATCTGGACGCTGTTTTTGATGACCCGGTACCGGGAGGCCTTTGGGGTTACCCCGGAACGGGAAAAGTGGGCGTCGCTTTCATTCTGGCTTTCGGCGACCGGGGCGTCGCTTTTCGTCTTTGGGATTGGAGTCGTGGGAGGGTTTGCAGTTAGCGGCGGTTTGGGAGAGATCATCGGCGCTTTCGGTTCGATTGTATCTCCTTCTCTCTCATGGGAAACGATCCTCTTCAACAATGCTCGGGTGGCACTTTTGCTCTTTGCTTTGGGACTGGTGAGCTTTGGCTTTGGTGCGCTCCTCGTTCTCCTCTTCCAAGGCTTTGTGCTCGGGGGGAGCGTGCGCATCGCGGTGGACGCTGTCGGCTGGGAGTTGGTGTTCCGGAAGATTTTGCCCCATGCTTTTTTAGAGATCGCGGCTGTAAGCCTCATCGCCGGCGCTTCCTTCACTGGATTGCGTGTACTCCGATCCATTCGGCGAGAGGGAAGGATCTCCGGTGAGCTTCTTAGAACTTGGCTTCAGGAAGTCGCGTGGGCTCTCTTGCTCGGGGCGATCCTTCTCACCGTGGCAGCGTTCGTGGAAGCGTATGTTTCTTCTCGGGGGTGAGGGAAGGCATGTCAGGACAGCGTCATCTGCTTGTTCTTCGGGATCTTGTCTTTTCTTACACGACCGACGGAAGTCCGCCGCTTTTTGACGGACTGAACTTTGAGATCGCTCAGGGAGAAAAAATTCTTCTCGTTGGGCCGAACGGGGCCGGCAAGACGACGCTCCTGAATCTGCTGGCTGGTCTGCTTGAGTCCTACCGCCCTCGCTATCAGGCATTCTGGGCGGGGAAGCCGGTTCGCCTACAGGAAATTCGTCCCGAGATCGCCTATGCGCCGGATGAAGATTATCTTTTCGACGAGCTTACGGCCGAGGAGCACATCGAGGTGTTTCGGGCGCTCTGGACGGTTCAGCCGACGTACCGAAGCGATGTGCTGGATCTGCTCCGGCGATTCGGGCTGGCCGAGATCACAAAGCCAGTGGGACGGTACTCCCGCGGCATGCGTCGGAAGCTCTTCCTGTCTCTCATCCTCGCCCGCCGCGCCTCGCTTTGTCTTTTGGATGAGCCATTCAACGCGCTCGATCAGCAAAGCATCGAGGCGCTCATTTCCTTCATCGAGATGAACCCGGGCGCGTGCGTGCTTGTCGCGCATCGGCCGCCGGAGGCCCTTCGGATGGACCGCGTCATCGATATACGAACTTTCACGCGATCTGACGCTTCTTCTACCCGAGAGTGAATTCAGAAAGGAGAATGGACATCATGAAAAGTCTCTTCGTTTCCTTCTTGTTATACGTCCCGTTCATCGTGATCGCGCTTATTTTGAAGTTCTACGGGATTACGTCGCCTTACGTCGTCGAACTGCTTATCGCCGGTATCTTCATCGTTGGTGCCATGGAGCGGCGACGCCATTTACGGCGCTAACCATGACTTGTCTTTGGTAAGCTAAGTAAACAGAGAGACATAAGGATCTTTCGATGTTAGTTTGGCGGGGCCAGGATGGTGAAGCGGCCGAAGGCGTGGCGGTGGGAGCGATCGAGGGCAAGTGTTTCACCATGTGGCACGACGGATGAATCGGCATGAAGCATGGACCCGGCAACTGGCTCGAGTGGCCGGGGAAGGCTTGAGATCCATTTGTCGGCACTGAAAGGCTCTACAGAGACCGGCCGCGGGTCAAACAGATGCTGCGTGAGTTGGCCCGAGCGGAGTAACGGTTGTGGTGAAGAGAACCGGTGCCAGTGAGGTCTTTGCTTACCGAACGTTGACACACACCAATTTCGTCACACTTTTTGACACAAAATATACACAAAATGTTATTTAACACCACTTTACGGGATATTACCGCTGTTGATAACATACAATTGGGAGGTTACATGCATTCCAAGGGAGAAAGGAGAATAAAAAATGGCCGTAACTTTGTAGACAAGCGGTGGCTCTTTGTTCTCCTCTTCTAAAACAAATGTCCAGACCGTTTCAGCTGCTTACAGCAATGCTATTGCAATTTCTAAAGGAAGCACAAAGTCAGCGACAGCAAGTCAGGATCGTTTAGAAATTTCCCGAGAAGCAAAGCAACTTTTCGCAGCCAAGCAGAATACCTCGAATTCTTGGGTGAATACTGTAAGAATCTGGTTACAGCAGCCGGTGGAATGGTTAAAAAAGGCGGGGAGCTTTGCGCTTGAAGCCGCCGAAGCAGGGCTTAACTTTCTGGTACTCGATGATATTCGCGCCCTTTTTAATCCCAATGTCAGCAATACGGACAAAATTCTTTCTTTGATTTCACTCTTTCCCGCGGGGAAAGTGACGAAAGCCGGAAAGTTATATGCGTTACTAAAAAAATACGGCAAAGGAGAAATGGTTGATGCTTTATCTAAGATGGGCAATGTATTAAAATACAACCGTAAAGCCGTTTTGATGGAAGGTAATTCAAAAGAAGGATGGAAGCACATTGTAGAAAATCATATCATTGGAAAACCTGGAAAGTCACTGTTTCCAAAGCATATGGGAGAAGTGCAGATTAAAAATTTAATCATAGAGAGCGTGGAGAAAGGTAGTGTTTTCAAGAAACAAAGAGATGGCGCCATAGTAGTGTATTTGTATAGACTAAATAAGTATGGAATCAGTGAAATGCTTACGGTCGTTGATAGCAACGGAATAATTCGTACTTCTTTTCCAACCAAGGGTACAAGTGTTTTTAGAAAAAAATAAGGAGGTGTGTTACATGTCTATCAAGATTTTGCTTTATGATTGGGAAGAAGACCTAAGATCAGGTTATTTTCGTGGTTTTTTCAGTAGCGAGATGCACATGATAATTAATAATGGATCAGAACAACTTACTTTTGAAGTTGCTACAGCCCACAGTTCGGCGTTAATTTACATTGCAGATCAGCTTGCTAAAATGCTGAAAATTAATGGAAATTATTCCTTTAAAGTTTTAGGCTTTGGTTCTATT from Brockia lithotrophica encodes the following:
- a CDS encoding ABC transporter ATP-binding protein, coding for MSGQRHLLVLRDLVFSYTTDGSPPLFDGLNFEIAQGEKILLVGPNGAGKTTLLNLLAGLLESYRPRYQAFWAGKPVRLQEIRPEIAYAPDEDYLFDELTAEEHIEVFRALWTVQPTYRSDVLDLLRRFGLAEITKPVGRYSRGMRRKLFLSLILARRASLCLLDEPFNALDQQSIEALISFIEMNPGACVLVAHRPPEALRMDRVIDIRTFTRSDASSTRE
- a CDS encoding stage II sporulation protein M — encoded protein: MNIKIVILQFLRMERRSIPHFLKAFSPYLADKPLFHLFYRVIEVLMSSALVLFLVIRASDGWGPGVAGTALLVFYTYTFLFSAISIRPDILQREYNFSFYRMSRTSDESLYRSVLWVDVAARWLYHLPRRLPFMVGSMSVMGMRAIPLMMLGDALALAAYMHRATRGLGETAGLQTLRAVLKGILERGIVGLFAYGIGVLTARFLEIIRGVTLHRGISLETWLAAEAAVRSEVRRFLEAFSLSPSAVTAFVEGPMWIGALLFVPGLVLLAVFYSTRFQIEPAVKTFRMPRLIVERCLSVERSSHRLEGAFVLDRLRLLRRQDRLAHPWWMWGVPTGFVAALAFVLPVLQLAHNPYARAFLFFIVFFFALRSVADEIQFYFQDVFYYRSDLRRLPLYHLLGVERLETFLRSKMELLSCLVRRIAGVPLVILGTVAFIFLGVHTVILGVVAALVFHIFLKGAVFLAASFPYRRFLLAFQLKEFRLRPPEEERIEEHMFQIVVDYPQRVLVYASILGSLIVAMFGLVRGAGWLVYGLAFFGIWTLFLMTRYREAFGVTPEREKWASLSFWLSATGASLFVFGIGVVGGFAVSGGLGEIIGAFGSIVSPSLSWETILFNNARVALLLFALGLVSFGFGALLVLLFQGFVLGGSVRIAVDAVGWELVFRKILPHAFLEIAAVSLIAGASFTGLRVLRSIRREGRISGELLRTWLQEVAWALLLGAILLTVAAFVEAYVSSRG
- a CDS encoding sortase; this encodes MKGRVRRVVGVGLIVVGVLVLGYAAVAKWLGARELAPWREAADEVEREVPAGALTGDVGSPPCLTLPPKLQENLNTPGVVAALYLTKTKELIPIRKAATIREAEKLQTAAGIIPWETLRTWSGRWDEEGINVGLAGHATALYAAVFNRLEEYAVGDSFLVFTREGAFAYRVFDVRVVKDTEGWVLDPVPGKTVVTLVTCTPKGAVRPDRLIVRGELVRTYGAGECPTTDGR
- the pgmB gene encoding beta-phosphoglucomutase; the protein is MWAVVFDLDGVLVDTAKLHAEAWRRLAGELGISLSEEFLRSLRGLNRMDSLDRILEWGGRTEVGPAERERLAERKNRWYVESLEHLTPRDVLPGVVELLDGLAFYRVPVAVASSSKNARLVLERTGLAKRFSVVVDGNAVLRAKPDPTIFLEAFRRLGVFPQDGVVVEDAASGVEAARRAGARVVGVGRPEELPGADLVVSDLRELTVARLKALVDSAAP
- a CDS encoding RNA-guided endonuclease TnpB family protein; amino-acid sequence: GRMRTYLPQGRILHATVSREADRWFVSLTVEEEVPDPTPPKGPAAGVDVGLESFLTLANEAGNIWKLGAPKPLQKILQKILKKLKREQRKLSRRGKRDRNGKLVERTKNYEKARLELARLHRRVQNIRLDFLHKLTTELVRTHPVIAIEDLNVAGMLKNDRLARHIADVGWSTFRTLLEAKAKLRGVRMVKVNRFEPTSKTCSVCGSVLSELPLSVRAWTCPVCGTRHDRDENAAKNLLKFALAVGA